ACCCCAAACCCTGAGAAGTGGGGAGGCGGGTGGGAGCAGAGGGCAGGACCTCCACCCGCTCCAGGGCACGGCAAATAACAAGGAGCTGAGGCAGGCAGCTGGGGGTGGATGGGCTGGCACCTTAAGTGTCCTAGTTAATGCCCAGCTGAGCCCGGGTGAGGAAGGGGGATGGAGGTGTGGGAAGACACCGCCCCCCCCTCCAACCCCAGACACAGGCAGGCACACCGCAGCCAGTCTCTCacttccctttttatttcctctgagaTCTACAGGCAGCAGCGTCAGGGAGAGAACCTACCCTTCAGCCCCCAGGAGGGGCTTCCCTCCCAAGCCGAGGCCTCAGGACACGACCGGCACACCTCGGCCCCtttccctggaggagaagggagttcCACACGCGATCGCATGTACCCTGGGCCCTGCACAGCTGAGGGGTCACTTGTTCGCTGACCCCACAGGCCCCCAGAAGGCACCAGCAGGTAGGCTCCTCAGACGAGGCCCAGAGGAAGTGCAGGGCTGCACCCTGGGCCCTCCAACCCCAGGCTCGAGCAGGTGCGATCCTGGCACAGGGGGCGTCTTCGGTCAATGGAGCGTGGCTTTGgggatttcttgttttttttctttctttttcacacgTCCCCACAAAAATAGAACTTCTCCCGTTATTTATAAATCCGTGGTCCCTGGCGCTGTGCGGAGGTCACAGGGAGAGACAGTGCCTCTGTGCAGGCCACGGCCGCCTGTGGTCCAGGCCCGGGACTCGGGGGGCCTAGGCCGCCACCTTGGGGCCGCCGTGCGTCTTCAGGGGGCCCCCCCAGCAGGCGACATCTGCCCTCTGGAGCCGGGCACGGCAGCAGAAGAGGTAGGATGGTAGCAGGAACCCCAGGAGTGAGAAGAGCAGGAGGCCCAGATTCACCTGCAGGgcggggagagagaaagagaaaaaaaagaggcaatCTGTCCACCCTCCTCACCCTCGGGGGCCACTCAGCCTCCCTCATGgaggagaaggcagccatctgcaccCCGGGTCCTCTTCAgtgcagtgcagttcagttcagttcagtcactcagtcatgtccgactccttgcgaccccatggaccgcagcacgccaggcctccctgtccatcaccaactcccagagttaactcaaactcatgtccattgagtcggtgatgccatccaaccatctcatcctctgtcatccccttctcctcctgccctcagtctttcccagcatcagggtcttttccagtgagtcagctcttcacatcaggtggccaaagtattggagtttcagcttcagcatcagtccttccagtgaatactcaggactgatctcctttagggggTACTGGTTCTGGGCCGGAAGATACACAGAGCGAGCCCTTGCTGTGGGCAGCCGCTCTCTGCTAGCATCTCACGGGATGCCCATAAAGCTCCAGAGCCAGGTCTGAACCCCACCTGACACCAGGGCCCAAATGACCTGGTGTGGGTTGGGAGCCTGGGCCTCTGAGGACGTGGGCAGTGGGGTCCCGTGGCAGGGTGGTGGCGGGTGAGTGTGGGTGCCCTGTGCAGCGGGGGCAGGAGGCCCGGGAGGCCCCGCTCAGACCCTGCACACAGCCCACCCCATTCCTCACCGGGCGGCTCACGGGCCAGTCACCTCGAGTCTACATCCCCCATCCTCTAGGCCATGGTGGCCATGTTCAGTGTAAATACActaaggactgaggctgaagctgaagctccagtattctggccacctgatgcgaacaactgactcgctggaaaagaccctgatgctgggaaagactgaggggaggaggagaaggggacgacagaggatgagatggctggatggcaccactgacgcgatggacatgagtttgggtaaactccgggagttggcgatggacagggaggcctggcgtgctgcggtccatggggttgcaaagagtcagacacgactgagccactgaactgcactgatGTACTTATAAGCGCCTGGTGAGCACTCAGGACACAGTGGCTGTCATGCTCTGGCGGGAGGGTTGAGGGGAGTGCGTGGATCCCTGGGGCAGATGTCAGCTTTAGGGAGGTGGGATCAGTTCAAAGCGAGGAAAAGCCTTTCCAACAAGACCAACAGCTGGTGCCCCAGCATGGGGGGTGTTTGAGCTCAGAGGGTTTGGAGGAGCCCTTTCTAGGAGAGAAGGTCCCTGCCTTGGATCAGGACTGGGCCAATCCCCAGGTCACCTGGGAGCTTATTACAGCGTCCTGGGCCCAGGCTGGGGCGTCTATAAGGAGGTCTGACCGACCACCAGTTGGGAACCCCCAGATGAGCGACCTCCACGGTGCCTCCTGGCTGAGACGAGAATGAAAGATTCCACCACCTGagagagccccccacccccagctcctcagctgcACCCAGGCAGGGGGGTCCCATGGCCCCCACGCCCCCTGCCACTCACCCAGAAGGGCTCTCCTTTCAGGGGCCCCACCATGGCCATGAAGAGCGGCTGCTGCAGCAGGGCAAACACGGCACTGAGGAGGGACTGCAGGCCCGTCAGCGTCCCGAAGTGTTTGGACGGGTACCTGCCGAAGAGAAGGGGGCCCCGCGTGAGGGGCGCGCACCCCTCTCCAGCCCAGCTTGTGCCCTCCAGCCCTGGACATCACGCTCTGTCCACTAGGCAAGGCAGAGGTTAAAAGTTCCGGCTCAGGATGGGCCTGACAGTCCAATGCTAAAGACTGCGCTCCCAGGGCTGGAGGCGAGGGTTCCATCCCAAGTGGCAcggcaaaaacttttaaaaagtctcaGGCTCTCTGCATATGCCCTGGCCTCGAGGGTATATGCTATGATTTGAAGGCTACAGAACCGGTTTCTGACACCTACTAGCTTTGTGATGGGCTTCCGtcgaagctcagttggtaaagactctgcctacagtgcaggagaccagggttcgatccggttgggaagatcccctggagaaggaaatggtaacctgctccagtattcttgcctgggaaagcccatggacagaggagcctggcagactacagtccatgaggtcacaggagtcggacacgactgagtgactaaaccaccaccaccagctgtGTGATAACAGCAAGTAACTCAGCCTCTCTGAACTTCACTTCCTTCCCTAAAAACAGGGAGAGTGCTAACCTCACTGGGCTGTTTTTATTCTTCTGACACATTACTTATCGAGCTCCTACCAtgcgccaggcactgttctaggtgcgtGGAGAGAGAGCAAAGAACCAGAGCTGGAGGTGGCATTCTGGGTGGCTGGGTAGTGATCACACAACAGGCGAGATAGACACGTAgtgcggacttccctggtggtccagccgTTCGGGTTCCCAGCTCCCACTtcagggggacacaggttccgtccctggtcagggaattaagatcgcGCGTGGTGCGGCCGAAAACCAAGAAAGCACCGCATGTCAGAAGGTGGCGGTGCTGAGGAACAGAGGTGAGCAGAGCAGGGGGTGCTTCTAGGGAGGTGGGCAAGGCTCAGAAGAGGCCTCTGGGGAAAGCCCCGAGCAAGGCGCGACAGCTGGCTGGTGGACGTCTGGGGGAAGAACCAGCCGGGAAGAGGGGTGCTGGGAAGGGGCGCACGAGGTTTCTGCAGCACAAGGCAGCCGCAGCGGGAGATGGGGTGAGCgcggtggggagggaagggagaggcccCCGGGGGCCAGACCCTGCGGAGTCTCTTcatttatgttaatatatttatctatttggctacAGCGGGTCTCGGTCGGGTTCGCGGGATCTTGGCTGCGTGCTTCACTGTGGCGCACGGACCCTCCGGTCGTGACGTGGGGCTGAGCTGCTCCACAGCttctgggatctcagttccctgcccGGGGATCGAACGCACATCCCCTGCAccgcaaggcagattcttaaccactggacgccCAGGGACGTCCCCCGGCAGGACGTTTTGAGCCATAACAGAGCCTTTGGCTTTTTCTCAATGTGAGACGAGAGGCAGCCGTGGAGAGATGGGAAGAGACGTATGTCCTAACGGGACAGCTCCTGCGTTAGAAATACCGGGGAGGCAAGGCAGACTGGGGGAGGCTGCTGGGAGGCGGCGGCAGCCACGAGCCAGGACGCGCGTGCCATCGCCAGGGATGCCGAGAAGGGCCACGCGTGGCGTCTGCGGAGCGTGGAGCATGACCTGGGCTGTGAGCAATGAGCATGCGGAATCCAGGGTGACCTCCGGCCCAGGTGCAGCTGCCCCGAGGTCTGGATAAGGGAGGGGGTCAGCGTCTCACCCTGCACCCACTGTGGAGTAAGCGCTCCACAGCCGTTAGGGTGTCGTCACCCCTCTTTCCCCATCACACGGACAGCAGAAACACTCGGCATGGAAACCAGAAGCCACAGAGGAAGGGGAACGCGGTGCCAGGGGAGGGGAGGTCGCCCCACATGAAGCAGGCATGTTATGAGGCAAAGAGACTGCGGTCTGGAGATTCCAGCAGGGCTGACGGGGGCAGAGGGGCCACTGCGGGAAGGGGAGCGGGCGTTATGGAGGGAGATGCAGGGCCAAACCAAGGATGTCAGCTGCCCCTAAGGGAGGACGCTCTGACGGTGGAGTCGTCCCAAGAGGGCTGCCTTGGAGGCAGGGAGCTCCCCGTCACTAGGGAGCTGGGAGAGGGCAATGAGCTGAACCACCTCCAGATCCTCACCtaccctgcagctgctgctgctgctgctaagtcgctcagtcgtgtctgactttttgtgaccctgtgaaccacaggagtccccaggctcctctgtccatgggattctccaggctcgactactggagggggttgccatgccctcctccaggggatcttccccatccagggatcgaacccaggtctcccgcattgtagatggattctttaccgactgagaaaccagggaagcccaagaatacttgagggggttgccatgcctgcctctggaggatcttccccacccagggatcgaacgcgcGTCTCTGACATCtctagcactggcaggcagggtctttaccaaggAGCGCCACAGACGCCAGCATTCCAGGGacggaggctggggaggggtgcGCCAAGGGGAGCCCTCGGGAAGGCCATCCGCCAGGCTGACTCACCAAGCGGCGTAGAGGCCTCCACAGGCCGAGTGGTAGAAGCCGCGCACCACGGTGTGCAGGACGAAGGTCATAAACTGAAACGGAAAGGAGAGAGGGCAGAGGTGAAGGGTGGTGGGGGCGGAGCGGGGgtgtggaggggggagggggcaggggggaggggcGGTGGGGGCGGGAGCGGGGGTGCggagaggggaggggtggaggtggagggggcggaggggaggaggggagggggcggaggggaggagtggagggggcggaggggagggggcggagcgggggtgtggagaggggagggggcgaAGGTGAGGGGCGGTGGGGGCGGGAGCGGAGGTGCGGAGAGGCGGGGAAGGGGACAGAGCCCACGGGGCGGTCTAATCGCCCACCCGACCTCCCGGAGACACCTCCTGGAGAACCGGGCAAGTAGACCCATAGGATGGGGACCCCGCCGCCGGAGGCTGGTGCCGGGGAGACCACCATGAGGCAGGGAGCGTGGGGCGCATGGAAGTTGGTACCTGGAGGTGTAGGTTGTTGATGAGGCAGGTGATGCCGAAACCCACGAGCAGCAGGTTGGTCAGGGTGAAGGCGTTGATGGCGTTGGTGAGCTTCTGGATCTCGCGGTAAGGTGGTCTGACGGACTTGGTGGCCGCCCCGTCCCTGCGCAGGACAGGCCGTCACTGGCCCCAACTTCCTCAGCGGCCCGCCCTCCCATTTCAGGGcaccaggaaaggaagaaagtctCTCTTCCAGCCATGTGCTTCTCAAAGCATGGCTCCTCCAGCACCATCtggtgtgcgtgcgtgcgtgctcagtcctgtctgactctctgggaccccttggactgtaccccgccaggctcctctgcccatgggattctccaggcaagaatactggagtgggttgccatgccctcctccaggggatctttcccaccagggatcgaacccaggtctccggctttgcaggtggactctttaccgtctgagccacaagttCTATGGGATGATAATGAGAAATATGCCGCCTTGAAGAAGGCCCTCACCCACCCATGCTGGCACCCCGCTCTtgcacttccagcctccagaactataagaaataaatttccacCGACCCCAAGCTACTTTGTCTGCTATTTTGTTACACCAGTCTGAACAGACTCAAAAAGACTCTGAGCCAAAACCACCCAGCTAAGTCATTCCCAGATTCTTGTCTCTCAGAAAggatgagataataaatattgtttaaagaTGCAAAGTTTGAGAGTACTTTGttacacagtagtagatatctAATACACTGGATCGATCTCTTCCTAACCTTAAGAAGGCTCCAGAGTGTGCTCATCATGACAAAGGCTCTGGAACCTCCTACTAAAAGCTGCGTGATCTTGGGTAAGTTCCTGAACCTTTCGGCGTCTCAGCTGCCCTGTGAAGCGAGCATAATAATGTGTGTACCTAGCTCAGGGAGCCGGCGCAAGGTTAAATAGGACAGTGCAGGTGCCTGGGGCACAGGCAGCGTTTACTGCCAGCTGTGCTCATTTTCAAGGCAGCCACGTCCCCTcctggtctcagtttcctcatctgtaaaatgcatgGGCCCCTCCTCTCCCAGGTCCTTGGGAGAATGGAATAAGACACTGGGTGTGAAAGCACAGAGCCGTCCCCGCCCCGGGGCAGGTCACCTGGGAGTGGGGGTGTCCACGCAGTCCTTGATCCGCCAGTCCATGACGTAGCCGATGAGAGGGCAGGTGAGAAGGCACAACAGCTGCAAggccccaaagacagaggagtagAACTCCACTGGGCGGGCGGGAGGGGAGCGGGGTCAGGGGCTGGCGGGCGGGGACCCGGCAGCGCAGCCTCACAGAGGGAGACGCCAAGATCTCCCCCTCTGACCCCCAGATTCTCAGATCCCCCACACGGCCAGGCAGCCCAGTGGGTACTGTCACCCACCTCCAGCAGAGGCAGGGGAACGCCAAGATCTCCCCCTCTGATCCCCAGATTCTCAGATCCCCCACACGGCCAGGCAGCCCAGTGGGTACTGTCACCCACCTCCAGCAGAGGCAGGGGAACGCCAAGATCTCCCCCTCTGATCCCCCAGATTCTCAGATCCCCCACACGGCCAGGCAGCCCAGTGGGTACTGTCACCCACCTCCAGCAGAGGCAGGGGAACGCCAAGATCTCCCCCTCTGACCCCCAGATTCTCAGATCCCCCACACGGCCAGGCCGGACGACCCAAGGACGGGTCACCCGACGACAGGGAGGTAAGGGTCCAGGCCCAAGCTTTTCTCCTCCTACCTGTCTCTGTGGCCCTCTGCTTCAGGTCATCCGTCTCTGTTGGGGGGCGGAAGCTAGGGTGAGGGGAGCTCGGCCAGCGTGCCCCCCACACCTCCAGCCCCCGGGGGCTCAGCAGCACCTCACCATGCTCCTGGCCGCCCGTCACCACGTACTCCAGCATCTTGTTCATGGCGGCCATGTAGAAGATGATGCGCAGCTGGGTCATGCCCATGGTGAGGAGGCTCCACAGGAAAATGGGGGAGCAGAGGCTCCTGCACAGGGGCACAGACTCTGGGGGGATAGCGGGGGGCGCCCCTGAGCCCCGGGGCTCCAGTGTGCGGCATCCCAGGGGGTGCCGTTCTGGTGGGCACTGCTGCAGTGACCTCGGAGAGGGGCTACTTCAGCCTCTCCGGCCTCCGAGTCGCCCAGCTCTGTAACTATCTCActaggagacttttttttttctggccacgctgcgtggcttgtgggatctcagctctctgaccagggttcGAGCCCAAgatctaaccactggaccactagggaattccctcacCAGAACATTCTCAGGTGATCTCCAGGTGTGTATCCTAggcttgctgttgctgctgctaggtcacttcagtcatgtccgactctgtgcgaccccatagacggcagcccaccagactcccccatccccgggattatccaggcaagaatactggagtgggttgccatttccttctccaatgcatgaaagtgaaaagtgaaagtgaagtcgcgcagtcgtgtccgactctttgcgaccgcatggaccacagcctaccaggctcctctatccatgggattttccaggcaagagtactggagtgggggtgccattgctttctccgcctGGAAATAACTCTGGCTACTATTTACTAGGCATTTGCCGTGTGCTGCACACCTGACATGCATCATCCCATGTTATgaaactgtgctgtgcttagtcgctcagtcgtgtccaactctttgcaaccccacagactatatcccaccaggctcctgtccgtgggattctccaggcaagaatactggagtgggttgccttgccctcctccaggggatctttccaacccagggagtgaacccaggtctcccgcattgcaggtggattctttattgtctgagccaccagggaagcccaagaatattggagtgggtagcctatcccttttccaggggatcacctagacccagggatcgaactcaggtctcctgcactacaggcggcTTCTGTACTACAGCCCAGTGTGCCGCACATCAGACAGATGGGGAACTGCAGCTCAGAACAGCCATtgacctgcccaaggtcccaGGGCTGGGAGCTGCAGGTCAGACGAACTCAGCTCAAGCCCATAACAGCTCTGCCTGGGGGACCCATCAGTGGGGACCACCTCAGAACCTCACAGCATGCCTCAGTTTACAGAGAGCTCATGTTCCTCCCTTCGTTCAATCCTCCCAACTAACTTCCCTGTGAGGTGggtgttctcagttcagttcagtcgctcagtcctgtccgactctttgcgaccccatggactgcagctcgccaggcctccctgtccatcaccaactcccgtagtttgctcaaactcatgtccattgagtcggtgatgccatccaaccatctcatgctctgccgttcccttctcctcccgccttcaatcattcccagcatcagggtgttctTCGTGCTAGCTTAAGGGACGGGGGAAGTGGAGTTAAGCGACCCACCCAAGTCACGTGGCCTGGAACCGAGGAGCTGGACTCAAATCCTCATCTCAGGACTCCCATCCGCTTCCCCGCACCTCCTGGCTGACGCCCCGCCAAGCGGCCGGGCGGGAGGCAGGCGCAGCTCCCCGACGCGGCCAGCAGGGGCGCCAACCAACCGGGGCGCGCGGACCCAACCTGGTGGCTGGCTCCCCCGGGGGCGTCTGACCCAAGAGGCTTGGAGGTTGCAGGGAGCCCAGCGCAAAGAAACCCGCTCTCCCACAGGCCTGGAAGGGACCTGCCCCATTCCGGAAGCGGCCCGGCCGAGGACCCATGAACCCGAGCATCCTGGAGTTCTCTGAGCTTCGACTTTGCCCCCGTTCTAGAAACGGGAGGCGGGCCCACCTGTCCCGcgagggaggcggggagggggacGCTGGGGGGAGGGGAACGGGTGTTGTGAGAACTCAGGAGGGAAAATGAGCACCCAGGCAAGGGTGCTCACTCCCCGTGAGGCCCTGGCCTCTCCACCCGCCGAGGCCGGCCCGGGGCCGGCGACTCACTCTCAGCAGAGCTCTCTGCGCCGCCGCGCACGTCCTGGGATGAGATAAAGAGGaccccctcctccaggctgggGGCCTTCTGGCTCAGCCGCTGGCCCACCGTGCTGACGTAGGAGTAGAAGCGGTCCCCGGTCACCCTGTGGTCCAGGGCCAGCTCTCTGAGCTTGGTCTTCTCCCTGCCGGGAGCCGGGCAGCAGCTCGTGGGAAGCAGCCCCACGGAGCCCTACCTCCGCATCCTGCCTCTGGCGGGTGCTGTCCTGGGGGTGCCAAGTCCCCTGCACCCAGCACTGACGTGCTCTGCAGCGCGGGGCTTCTGTCTGCGCGGCTCAGCACCCGCTAAGTGAAGGGTGGATGAAGCCGCTTTCCACTTAGGCTGTTGCCTTGGAGGCCGCCCTAAGGACCCAGATTCTGGCGAGGGACTGGGCAGAGGGAAGGATagattaggagtctgggattcacatatacacactgctctACCTCAACATAAAACAGAGAACCAGCAGAGACCCACTGCCTAGTTCAGGAAAACAgatccaatattttataacaacctAGCAGGGaagagaatcagaaaaagaatagatgtgtaTCTGAATTAccgtgctgtacacctgaaaccaacacaccattgtaaaccaactatacttcaataaacacatttttttaaaagaggaactCAGACTCTgaagttctttcttccttttggctgcaccatgcagcttgtgggatcttgattcttcgaccaaggattgaactcaggcccttggAAATGAAGGCATGGAATCCAGGGGAGTCCCAGGTTCTGGAGTCCTGATCCCAACCTTAGAGTCACCGTgcggcccccacccccgccccactcGAATGGTGTGACTCCAGGAAAGTGACTGTGTGCCCCTGCGCCTGTTAGGAATGGAGTTAATATCAGAACCCACGTCCTGAGTCTGAGAATGGCCACTGGgcgcagggcctggcacacagaggGCGCTCGATCAGTATCAGCTATTTGACTGGCGCCCGAGGTGCTTGGTTGCGGAGCATCACCCCAGTACCCTGGGGAACTGACAggggcggtgtgtgtgtgtgtgaactgacAGGgcgaggtgtgtgtgtgtgtgtgtgtgtgaataagcTGTGTGTGTATAAGCTGACCTTCAGGTTGCCCCACAAGGGGTGGGACATCATTCCTTTGCAGACCCCTTTTCTGGGTCCCCATGGCATGTGGCACTGTGGCAAGCGTCCCTGCCACTCTGACCCCATCCTCCAGCCTGGACAGAAGGATAGCACTCCCCAGTGTCATGCCCCAGCCATGCAGAACACCTGTAGGGGGGTCAGATCGGGCCCGAGGTTCAGGTGAGAAAGCAGAGCTCGGAAAGCTCAGGTAGTCCGCAGAGCTCGGTTTCCCTGACTCCCGAGCTGCTTCTAGCATCATGTCACCACACCCGGCTTTCAGGTCTGCAGGTGGggtcccctcccatctccccctccccctacTGCCACGGTTGCTCACTTGTAGTTGACTTCCTCGGGGgagggaaaggcttccctgggCCAGTTGAAGGCGCAGTTCAGAAAGATGAGGCAGGCCAGGCCCGACCAGGTGAACATAATGGCCATGAAGGACACACCGGCATTGTAGATCAGCTGTGGGGGGAGCAGGGAGGCCCGTGGCAGAAGCTGCCGGGCCCCAGGCCCACCCCCTCCAGCCAGAGCCATAACCCGGGCCCCAGAGGCCTCCGGGAAGGTCTTTTCGAGCCCACCCCATGTGCCCAATTCTCAGATGAAAACACCAAGGGCAGACGCTAAGACCGGATCTAGAAGCCCCACTGCCCTCTCCCTTTTTCATCCCCATCCCTCCCAAGAGTGACGTGGTTCCCAGCAGATGCCAAAGAGGCTGGCCACAAGCTCAACACGTCTTTGGAATCTCAATTTTTATCTTAAGATACACCAGTGTTGCCTTTGACTCCACACACGTGCTCGTTTTCACACACGTTTCATTTTCATCGACAAGAGAGGAGAGTGGAAGCTCCCAGTCGTGTTTGTCCTGCCCCTTCCTGCCGCCCTCCCTGGGGGAAAGACAAAACCTCCACCGGAGAAGTCTTAGCTCAGCTCTCACAGGTGTGGCGACCCGGGAGGTGGGGGAGCAGGATGCTGTGCAGCCTCAGGGCCAGCAGGCTCTGTCCTGACCAATTCTGTGTCCATGGGTCAGCCCCGCGGGTGATGCAGCTGGGCGGGCGGAGCTGTCCTGCCTGCCACCCTCTGCCCAGGAGGACCGCTGTCTGCCCTGGTCCCAGGTCCCTGCTCTGAGCTCTGGCTCTGCCAGGGAAAACCGCTCCTCCTGGGCTCCAGCTTCAGGGCTCTTTTCTCCCTGGGAGCAGGACAGAGCTTCAAAGGGCCACACCGCAAGGGTCTGGCTCCTCAAATCGCTCTGCCTTAGTGGAGGGAAGGGAGACCTCCCCCCTTCCAGGCCTGGTCCTGCCTGAACAACTGTCAGCCACCCCATCAGTGCGGACTGCACCACCACTGGGACGGAGGCTGAGCaaaaagtgaaggtgctcagtggtgtcagactctttgcgaccccatggattgcagcacaccaggcctccctgtccatcaccaactcccagagtttactcaaactcaagtccatcgagtcggtgatgccatccaaccatggcATCTTGCCTGTTCACGCGATGCCAGTCCCTGTGTGCCAGCTACTGCTCTGTCCTATGGTGCTTTTCCAGCTACTccactataagattaaaaatggtgttctttcttttttgtgtttgcttgttttttaatgtgttatttatGTGAGAAGTATCATAGACCTATTACACACCTGTTACATTATATACAAGTAGTGTCAGTCCTATTTCACATACAGCCGATTGTATTAGTTGGGTATGGAGGCTAACTTTCTTGGCCTTGCAAACAAAAAGGACTTACACACaggctcttggaatggaactcactCCTTTGCAGGGGACTTACTATAATAAATTAACTCCCCAGAGCAGACTCTAAAGAGCATGCTTTGGCCCAGCTGAGAAGGTCATTTGACAtcagaggcaggaaggaggctCCAGGTTTGCCCAGAGTGAGAACTCAGGCCTTTTGGCTCTAGGTGGACCTGTCTTGCAGCTGGCCTCGCTTGGACTAGCTTGGCGACCTCAGGACCCAAATCGCCCAGCCTCTCCAGGACAGGGAAAGGAGATGTGACGTGAAAAGTGGGGTGATGTCCAAGAGCCCAGGGCCTGGAAGGCATGTAAAGGGGTTGTTTTTGATTCCGCAGGTGAGAGAGCAGGTGGGTGAGCTAGTTCTCCATCTAAAATCATTCTGGAAATCATGCAGATGATCGCTCAGAGAGGGAAAACACTGGAGGCAGGGAGACTGGCTGAGAAAGCActggcctgggaggcagcatgaAGGCCTGGACTCAGATGACGGGAAAGGAAAGGATAACAGAGACCCGCTGGTCTGCAGCAGCACCGGGCTCTTTCTACAACGCCC
Above is a genomic segment from Bos javanicus breed banteng chromosome 15, ARS-OSU_banteng_1.0, whole genome shotgun sequence containing:
- the SLC43A1 gene encoding large neutral amino acids transporter small subunit 3 isoform X5: MAPTLEQAYRRRWWMACTAVLENLFFSAVLLGWSSLLIMLKKEGFYSSMCSAENTTNTTQDEPHGWPSCNQQEEMLNLGFTIGSFMLSATTLPLGVLMDRFGPRPTRLMGSACFAASCSLMALASWNTKVLSPLIFLALSMNGFGGICLTFSSLTLPNMFGSLRSTFMALMIGSYASSAITYPGIKLIYNAGVSFMAIMFTWSGLACLIFLNCAFNWPREAFPSPEEVNYKEKTKLRELALDHRVTGDRFYSYVSTVGQRLSQKAPSLEEGVLFISSQDVRGGAESSAEKSVPLCRSLCSPIFLWSLLTMGMTQLRIIFYMAAMNKMLEYVVTGGQEHETDDLKQRATETVEFYSSVFGALQLLCLLTCPLIGYVMDWRIKDCVDTPTPRDGAATKSVRPPYREIQKLTNAINAFTLTNLLLVGFGITCLINNLHLQFMTFVLHTVVRGFYHSACGGLYAACR